From Moraxella sp. K1664, one genomic window encodes:
- a CDS encoding KpsF/GutQ family sugar-phosphate isomerase → MNDQTPNTADLDTDFISVGLTAINTEQEALALLKNELDERFVQACQAILACRGRVVVTGMGKSGHIGRKIAATLASTGTPAFFMHPGEAGHGDLGMLVQGDVLIAISNSGQSDEIKMLIPVVKQLGIPLISISRDRRGFLPKSANIALTLGNFEEACPLGLAPTSSTTATLALGDALAVALLHARGFTSNDFALSHPAGALGRKLLTRVKDVMHTENLPVVRADTSLDKALLVMTGGRLGLAVVADEQDDVVGIFTDGDLRRKLADNVSLSAPMSTLMTKHPKHTTGEMRASDALTLMNEHAISQLLVLDNGRLAGVISIHDLLKAGVS, encoded by the coding sequence ATGAATGACCAAACCCCGAACACAGCCGACCTTGATACTGACTTTATCAGCGTGGGCTTGACCGCCATTAATACCGAACAAGAAGCATTGGCACTACTTAAAAATGAGCTTGATGAGCGTTTTGTGCAGGCGTGTCAGGCGATTTTGGCGTGTCGGGGGCGTGTCGTGGTGACAGGCATGGGCAAAAGCGGGCATATCGGGCGTAAGATAGCGGCGACATTGGCAAGCACAGGCACGCCTGCGTTTTTTATGCACCCAGGGGAAGCAGGGCATGGCGATTTGGGCATGTTGGTACAGGGCGATGTACTGATTGCCATTTCTAATTCAGGGCAGTCTGATGAGATTAAAATGCTCATCCCTGTCGTCAAACAGTTGGGCATTCCCCTAATCAGTATCAGCCGTGACCGTCGTGGGTTTTTACCCAAATCTGCCAATATCGCTTTGACCCTTGGTAATTTTGAAGAAGCCTGTCCGCTCGGATTGGCACCGACATCAAGCACGACTGCCACACTGGCATTAGGCGATGCGTTGGCGGTGGCACTGTTGCATGCTCGGGGTTTTACCAGTAATGATTTTGCCTTGTCGCACCCAGCAGGGGCATTGGGGCGTAAACTATTGACCCGTGTCAAGGATGTCATGCACACTGAGAATCTGCCCGTGGTGCGAGCCGATACCAGTCTTGATAAGGCTCTGCTTGTGATGACGGGGGGGCGACTGGGCTTGGCGGTGGTGGCTGATGAACAAGATGATGTGGTGGGTATTTTTACCGATGGCGATTTACGGCGTAAACTGGCGGATAACGTGTCGCTATCCGCCCCCATGAGTACACTCATGACCAAGCACCCTAAGCACACCACAGGCGAGATGCGAGCGTCTGATGCCCTAACGCTGATGAATGAGCATGCCATTAGTCAGTTATTGGTACTGGATAATGGTAGGCTTGCGGGTGTGATTAGCATTCATGATTTGCTAAAAGCAGGCGTAAGCTAA
- a CDS encoding HAD hydrolase family protein: MSDLTKRLRAVKLFAMDVDGILSDGQIIYDANGVETKAFYVQDGVGLKALKEQGIILAIITGRSSPMVARRADELGIDHVVQGRDDKFTALSALVDELGLSMSECMYMGDDLPDLKAVREAGVGVSVPNGCAQIQAVADIITIKTGGHGAVREVCEQLLKAKGVYDAFIAQYT, translated from the coding sequence ATGAGCGACTTAACCAAACGATTGCGAGCAGTCAAACTTTTTGCCATGGATGTGGATGGGATTTTGTCAGACGGACAAATCATCTATGATGCCAATGGGGTGGAGACCAAAGCCTTTTATGTCCAAGATGGTGTGGGATTAAAGGCACTAAAAGAGCAGGGTATTATCCTTGCCATCATCACAGGTAGAAGCTCGCCCATGGTGGCACGTCGTGCTGATGAGCTGGGCATTGACCATGTGGTGCAGGGGCGAGATGATAAATTTACTGCTTTATCTGCCCTTGTCGATGAGCTTGGATTGTCTATGAGTGAGTGTATGTATATGGGCGATGATTTGCCCGACTTAAAAGCTGTGCGTGAAGCGGGTGTGGGTGTGTCTGTACCAAATGGCTGTGCCCAGATACAAGCGGTGGCGGATATTATAACCATCAAAACAGGTGGGCATGGTGCGGTGCGTGAAGTGTGTGAGCAGTTATTAAAAGCAAAAGGCGTTTATGATGCTTTTATCGCCCAATATACCTAG
- the lptC gene encoding LPS export ABC transporter periplasmic protein LptC, with product MNLKIISVLGVMALMVGVWFFYKEDVKIEPTVPSAPTVSYEVTEIKAVQTNPKTGEIEYTLMADSLIKNSAGMDEMRNAKMDWTPPNGQSHYLEANLAILEQTTGDLLLQEGFVLVRQGDDTKPKMTIKGDLLTANTKQYQVASNKPISITQGADSFIAQGFTGDLQTGEYEFYHIQMEFTPPKRVDKSLF from the coding sequence ATGAATCTAAAAATTATTAGCGTGCTGGGTGTGATGGCACTCATGGTTGGGGTGTGGTTTTTTTATAAAGAAGACGTCAAAATTGAACCTACCGTACCATCTGCTCCTACTGTCTCCTATGAGGTAACCGAAATTAAAGCGGTGCAGACCAATCCCAAAACAGGTGAGATTGAATACACGTTAATGGCAGACAGTTTGATAAAAAATAGTGCAGGCATGGATGAGATGAGAAATGCCAAAATGGACTGGACACCCCCAAATGGGCAAAGCCATTATTTAGAAGCCAATCTTGCCATTTTGGAGCAGACCACGGGCGATTTGTTATTGCAAGAGGGTTTTGTGTTGGTACGACAAGGCGATGATACCAAACCTAAGATGACCATCAAAGGCGACTTGCTAACAGCCAATACCAAACAGTATCAAGTGGCAAGCAACAAACCCATCAGTATCACCCAAGGTGCGGATAGTTTTATAGCACAGGGCTTTACTGGGGATTTGCAGACAGGTGAATATGAATTTTACCACATTCAGATGGAATTTACTCCGCCTAAGCGTGTAGATAAATCATTATTTTAA
- the lptA gene encoding lipopolysaccharide transport periplasmic protein LptA has translation MRTSHLISPKMLLAVAGIGMASSAHALPSDANQPIRLLADKATYSERTGVTNYLGNVIIEQGTLKITADNITLNLDDKRSIKTAVATGRPATMQQIVTQEKGLAKGRANRIDYNALTGIITLTGNAKLTQAGASFSGNTIRYSLKLGDVEANAGDGRRVELVFPPSESNSQTGVRP, from the coding sequence ATGAGAACATCACACTTAATATCACCCAAAATGTTGCTGGCTGTGGCAGGTATTGGCATGGCATCATCCGCCCATGCACTGCCATCGGATGCCAATCAGCCCATTCGTCTGCTTGCCGATAAAGCAACATATAGTGAGCGTACAGGTGTAACCAATTATTTGGGTAATGTCATCATTGAACAAGGCACGCTTAAAATCACCGCTGACAACATTACGCTAAACTTAGATGATAAGCGTAGCATTAAAACTGCTGTGGCAACAGGTCGCCCTGCAACCATGCAACAAATCGTTACCCAAGAAAAGGGGCTTGCCAAGGGGCGAGCAAATAGGATTGATTATAATGCACTGACGGGCATCATCACGCTTACAGGCAATGCCAAACTGACCCAAGCAGGGGCGAGCTTTTCAGGTAATACCATCCGTTATAGCCTAAAACTGGGCGATGTGGAGGCTAATGCTGGCGATGGTCGCCGTGTAGAGTTGGTGTTTCCGCCGAGCGAGTCCAACAGTCAAACAGGTGTTCGCCCATGA
- the lptB gene encoding LPS export ABC transporter ATP-binding protein, with amino-acid sequence MTTLAMHHLGKRYGQRWVVKDVSFEIDEGQVVGILGPNGAGKTTSFYMVIGLVPMDKGQIMLGDIDLSKKAMHERAKAGVGYLPQESSIFRKLTIEQNILAILQTRQDLDKYAQLTELEKLIGEFHLEHVRHSLGMSVSGGERRRCEIARALAANPKFILLDEPFAGVDPISVGDIKDVITALKQRGIGVLITDHNVRETLSICQKAYIVSEGNIIAQGSPNDILQNELVKKVYLGKDFMV; translated from the coding sequence ATGACCACACTTGCCATGCACCATTTGGGCAAACGTTATGGACAGCGTTGGGTGGTCAAAGATGTCTCCTTTGAGATAGATGAAGGACAAGTGGTGGGTATTTTAGGGCCTAACGGAGCAGGCAAGACCACAAGTTTTTATATGGTCATTGGGCTTGTGCCGATGGATAAAGGACAAATCATGTTGGGTGATATTGATTTGTCCAAAAAAGCCATGCATGAACGTGCCAAAGCAGGTGTTGGTTATCTGCCCCAAGAAAGCTCTATTTTTCGTAAACTGACCATTGAGCAAAATATTTTGGCGATATTACAAACCCGTCAAGATTTGGATAAATATGCCCAGCTGACCGAACTTGAAAAGCTCATTGGTGAGTTTCATTTAGAGCATGTGCGTCATTCGCTGGGTATGAGTGTGTCAGGTGGTGAGCGTCGTCGCTGTGAGATTGCCAGAGCGTTGGCAGCTAACCCTAAATTTATCCTGCTAGATGAGCCGTTTGCAGGAGTTGACCCTATTTCGGTGGGTGACATTAAGGATGTCATTACTGCTTTAAAGCAGCGAGGTATTGGCGTACTCATTACCGACCATAATGTGCGTGAAACCTTATCCATCTGCCAGAAGGCTTATATCGTGTCCGAAGGCAATATCATCGCCCAAGGTTCGCCCAATGACATCTTACAAAATGAGTTGGTGAAAAAGGTTTATTTGGGCAAAGATTTTATGGTGTAG
- the queC gene encoding 7-cyano-7-deazaguanine synthase QueC: MMTFCPYDPKNNDPKNNDLNIPHSDDFASQKAVVLFSGGLDSTTCLYWAKAVFKEVTAISFCYGQRHLSELAFSSAIAQMLGVSHRIIDIDIAQLGGSALTDSSIEVPDHQADSDAVPVTYVPARNTIFLSYALAVAEVTEACAIIIGVSSVDFSGYPDCRDDYIRAFETMANLATVAGRAGRRLSIIAPLQYLSKAQTLKLGLSLGVDYAQTVSCYRADSDGRACGECDSCVLRHQGFVQAGISDPTRYQDKTGIN; encoded by the coding sequence ATGATGACATTTTGTCCCTATGACCCCAAGAATAATGACCCCAAGAATAATGACCTTAACATTCCCCATTCTGACGATTTTGCAAGTCAAAAGGCGGTCGTTTTGTTCTCAGGAGGGCTTGACTCCACTACTTGTCTGTATTGGGCAAAGGCTGTTTTTAAAGAGGTTACCGCCATCAGTTTTTGCTACGGACAACGTCATTTAAGCGAACTTGCTTTTTCATCCGCCATTGCCCAGATGCTTGGTGTGTCGCACCGCATCATTGATATTGACATCGCTCAGCTTGGTGGCTCGGCACTGACTGACAGTAGTATTGAGGTGCCTGACCATCAAGCAGACAGCGATGCTGTGCCTGTCACGTACGTCCCTGCACGTAATACCATTTTTCTGTCTTATGCCTTGGCTGTGGCAGAAGTAACCGAAGCCTGTGCCATCATCATCGGGGTAAGTTCGGTTGATTTTTCAGGCTATCCTGACTGCCGAGATGACTATATTCGTGCCTTTGAGACCATGGCAAATCTTGCCACCGTGGCAGGGCGAGCAGGCAGACGCTTATCCATCATCGCCCCTTTGCAATATTTATCCAAAGCCCAAACTCTAAAACTTGGATTGTCGTTGGGTGTGGACTATGCCCAAACCGTGTCATGCTACCGTGCCGACAGTGATGGGAGAGCCTGTGGCGAGTGTGACAGCTGTGTGTTACGCCATCAAGGCTTTGTGCAAGCAGGCATATCCGACCCCACTCGTTATCAAGATAAGACAGGGATAAATTAA
- a CDS encoding SMR family transporter, giving the protein MQLPTAYALLALAIISEVTGSTFLVKSDGFSRFIPTCITLICFAIAFYLLSHVVKVIPLGMTYAIWSGVGIVLTALIGVFILKQPLDTPAMIGIGFILAGVVIMNVFSSAATH; this is encoded by the coding sequence ATGCAACTACCCACCGCTTACGCCTTGCTCGCCCTTGCCATCATCAGCGAAGTAACAGGTTCGACTTTTTTAGTAAAATCAGACGGATTTAGCAGGTTCATTCCCACTTGTATTACGCTCATCTGTTTTGCCATCGCTTTTTACCTTCTGTCTCATGTCGTCAAGGTCATTCCCCTTGGCATGACCTATGCCATTTGGTCGGGCGTGGGCATTGTCTTGACCGCCTTGATTGGCGTGTTTATCCTAAAACAGCCCTTAGACACGCCTGCGATGATTGGCATTGGTTTTATCTTGGCGGGTGTGGTGATTATGAATGTCTTTTCATCCGCCGCTACTCATTAG
- a CDS encoding TetR/AcrR family transcriptional regulator, with amino-acid sequence MNDLFTADIPTPTSDDKTNKRKNNPELLRHTILVCAKNLMLDAPIGNLSMQKVADMAGVSKGGLFHHFKSKDELITSVVELFIAQINTAILADMDAHSDKMGAFTKAYVRVMFDNQEIGLKSDWAGLIRAMTTNVQMYGLWRTWLAQKIKTHAGTDSNPRLSAIRCAVDGAWLNGIPHDELPAMRTYLLALADDV; translated from the coding sequence ATGAATGACTTATTTACCGCCGACATCCCTACGCCCACATCGGATGATAAAACCAACAAACGCAAAAATAACCCCGAGCTGTTACGCCACACCATTCTAGTCTGTGCCAAAAATCTCATGCTTGATGCCCCCATTGGCAATTTATCCATGCAAAAAGTGGCAGACATGGCAGGTGTGAGCAAGGGTGGGCTGTTTCATCATTTCAAATCCAAAGATGAACTCATCACCAGCGTGGTGGAGCTGTTTATTGCTCAAATTAACACCGCCATCTTAGCCGACATGGACGCCCATTCTGATAAGATGGGGGCATTTACCAAAGCCTATGTTCGGGTGATGTTTGACAATCAAGAGATTGGACTAAAAAGCGACTGGGCAGGTCTTATTAGAGCCATGACCACCAATGTGCAGATGTATGGGCTATGGAGAACTTGGCTTGCCCAAAAAATCAAAACTCATGCAGGCACCGACAGCAACCCACGTTTATCCGCCATACGCTGTGCCGTAGATGGTGCATGGCTCAATGGCATCCCCCATGATGAATTGCCTGCCATGCGGACGTATTTGCTGGCATTGGCGGATGATGTTTAG
- a CDS encoding NCS2 family permease, translated as MSLLSFFNINERGSTVRQEIIAGLTTFLAMVYSVIVVPGMLADAGFPAESVFIATCLVAGLGSILIGVFANVPMAIGCAISLTAFTAFSLVLGQGISIPVALGAIFLMGVLFTLISVTGIRAWILKNLPSSIAHGAGIGIGLFLLLIAANGVGLVIKNDAGLPVKMGEFTSFGVIMSLIGLAAIVGLEKRQVKGGILWVIIAITIIGLIFDPNVKFGGSIFKLPSFGNESLFGAMDVMGALNAVVLPAVFALVMTAVFDATGTIRAVAGQAGLIDKDGQIVNGGKALTADSVSSLMSGVFGTAPAAVYIESAAGTAVGGKTGLTAVVVGGLFLLMLFFQPLAFLVPNYATAPALMYVGLLMLSNVSKLDFDDFVGAMSGLICAVFIVLTANIVTGIMLGFGSLVLGRVISGEFKKLNVGTVIIAIALVAFYALGYAI; from the coding sequence ATGTCTTTGCTTTCTTTTTTTAACATCAATGAGCGTGGCTCAACGGTACGCCAAGAAATCATCGCAGGCTTGACCACGTTTTTGGCGATGGTGTATTCGGTGATTGTCGTTCCGGGGATGCTTGCTGATGCTGGCTTTCCTGCCGAGTCGGTATTTATTGCCACCTGTCTTGTGGCGGGGCTTGGCTCTATTTTGATTGGCGTGTTTGCCAATGTACCAATGGCAATCGGCTGTGCCATTAGCTTGACAGCATTTACCGCGTTTAGCTTGGTGCTGGGTCAAGGCATTAGCATTCCTGTCGCCTTAGGAGCGATTTTTTTAATGGGGGTGCTGTTTACGCTGATATCGGTCACAGGCATTCGGGCGTGGATTTTAAAGAATCTACCCAGTTCTATCGCTCACGGGGCAGGGATTGGCATTGGCTTATTTTTGCTACTCATCGCTGCCAATGGCGTGGGGCTTGTCATCAAAAATGATGCAGGACTGCCTGTCAAGATGGGCGAGTTTACATCCTTCGGGGTCATCATGTCGCTCATCGGTCTGGCAGCGATTGTCGGTCTTGAAAAACGCCAAGTCAAGGGCGGTATCCTGTGGGTGATTATCGCCATTACCATCATCGGGCTGATTTTTGACCCGAATGTCAAATTTGGCGGTTCTATTTTTAAACTGCCAAGCTTTGGCAATGAGTCGCTGTTTGGGGCGATGGATGTCATGGGAGCGTTAAATGCGGTGGTGTTGCCTGCGGTGTTTGCCCTTGTCATGACGGCGGTGTTTGATGCCACAGGGACGATTCGTGCGGTGGCGGGACAGGCAGGTTTGATTGACAAAGACGGGCAAATCGTTAATGGCGGTAAAGCTCTCACGGCAGACTCAGTGTCATCGCTCATGTCGGGCGTGTTCGGTACTGCCCCTGCAGCGGTCTATATCGAGTCAGCGGCAGGTACGGCAGTCGGTGGTAAAACGGGACTGACGGCAGTGGTCGTGGGCGGTCTGTTCTTGCTCATGCTGTTCTTTCAGCCATTGGCATTTTTGGTGCCAAACTATGCCACCGCTCCTGCACTTATGTATGTGGGACTGCTCATGCTAAGTAACGTCTCTAAACTTGATTTTGATGACTTTGTGGGAGCGATGAGCGGACTTATTTGTGCGGTGTTTATTGTTTTGACCGCCAACATCGTTACAGGTATCATGCTTGGCTTTGGCTCGCTCGTGCTGGGTCGTGTCATCTCTGGCGAGTTTAAAAAGCTCAATGTCGGTACGGTCATCATTGCCATTGCCTTGGTGGCGTTTTATGCGTTGGGCTATGCCATTTAG
- a CDS encoding peroxiredoxin: MMKNSQENIRLPNFNVHLVRQHDDDFINEDINLAEYISTYGQGLILYFYPKDNTQGCSVQASDFTALSDEFAKLGYVVLGVSRDSVRSHQNFISKKELGIGLISDPDETLCQHFDVIKEKMMYGKTHLGVVRSTFVFDKTGEMVASFRNVKAKEHANALLDFLKPL; encoded by the coding sequence ATCATGAAAAACTCCCAAGAAAATATCCGCCTACCCAACTTTAATGTTCATCTGGTTCGTCAGCATGATGATGACTTTATTAATGAAGACATTAATTTGGCAGAGTATATCAGCACCTATGGTCAAGGCTTGATTTTGTATTTTTATCCCAAAGACAACACCCAAGGATGTAGCGTGCAGGCGAGTGACTTTACCGCCTTGTCCGATGAGTTTGCCAAACTTGGCTATGTGGTGCTTGGCGTGTCTCGTGACAGCGTACGCTCACATCAGAATTTTATCAGCAAAAAAGAGCTGGGTATTGGGCTTATCAGCGACCCTGATGAGACGCTGTGCCAACATTTTGATGTCATCAAAGAAAAAATGATGTATGGCAAAACCCACCTAGGCGTGGTGCGTTCAACATTCGTGTTTGACAAAACAGGGGAGATGGTCGCAAGTTTTCGCAACGTCAAAGCCAAAGAACACGCCAACGCCCTATTGGACTTTTTAAAACCCCTATGA
- a CDS encoding glycosyltransferase: MKVMHLSSSLKHDESERGIFAITHALSKAGHESVVIGSATTDDELVLRLLRDDTEYYRIPMAKKSWLSLVHVLKLRRLISEHEPDIVHVHSRTPAWVLHWAIRPLPDDKKPKIVATIYGFYPFNNYGKALFFSDVIISASRSIDKYLKEKLAIKKEEYNIQEFPFKIVCVRRGVDTRKYPYRHHASVHWLHGVFAEYPELEHKKWLVFPTPVGHEYGQDWLVDILGNLQEKFPNIHAIIMEDDLANVTDQDVAHEEFVQRLHALGLNSRVTFIGRRPPDMKEWLSSANVVLALAERPESIGITAIQAIHLGTPVIGWAKGAFADILQTTYPQGLVKEETALVLCKNIKFHLQNKTRPPMTHEYTIEQMTAETLAVYQSLVPDCHLVDKDKHDNLVCVKSESA; the protein is encoded by the coding sequence ATGAAAGTCATGCACTTATCATCATCGTTAAAGCACGATGAATCCGAACGGGGTATTTTTGCCATCACGCACGCCCTGTCCAAAGCGGGGCATGAATCCGTGGTCATCGGCTCTGCCACCACTGATGATGAGCTTGTGCTTCGCCTGCTTCGTGATGACACCGAGTATTATCGCATTCCCATGGCAAAAAAATCGTGGCTGTCATTGGTACACGTCCTAAAACTTAGACGACTCATCAGCGAACACGAACCCGACATCGTCCACGTCCATTCTCGCACGCCTGCATGGGTGCTACATTGGGCAATCCGTCCGCTACCTGACGACAAAAAACCCAAAATCGTGGCGACCATCTATGGCTTTTATCCGTTTAACAACTACGGCAAAGCCCTGTTTTTCTCTGATGTTATCATCAGTGCGTCTCGCAGTATTGATAAATATCTCAAAGAAAAGCTCGCCATCAAAAAAGAAGAATACAACATCCAAGAATTCCCCTTTAAAATCGTCTGCGTCCGCCGTGGCGTGGACACTCGTAAATACCCCTATCGCCATCATGCGTCCGTGCATTGGCTTCATGGCGTGTTTGCCGAATATCCCGAACTTGAACACAAAAAATGGCTCGTATTCCCCACGCCTGTCGGGCATGAATACGGTCAAGACTGGCTTGTGGACATTTTGGGCAACTTACAAGAGAAATTCCCCAACATCCACGCCATCATCATGGAAGATGATTTGGCAAACGTCACCGACCAAGACGTCGCCCACGAAGAGTTCGTCCAACGCCTGCATGCCTTAGGACTAAACAGCCGTGTGACGTTCATCGGACGGCGACCCCCCGACATGAAAGAATGGCTGTCATCTGCCAACGTGGTGCTTGCCCTTGCCGAACGCCCCGAGAGTATTGGCATTACCGCCATTCAAGCGATACATCTTGGCACGCCTGTCATCGGCTGGGCAAAGGGGGCTTTTGCCGACATCCTACAAACCACCTACCCTCAAGGACTGGTCAAAGAAGAGACCGCCCTTGTCCTGTGCAAAAACATCAAATTCCACCTACAAAACAAAACTCGCCCCCCAATGACGCACGAATACACCATCGAGCAGATGACCGCTGAGACTTTGGCGGTGTATCAGTCGCTCGTGCCAGACTGTCATTTGGTTGATAAAGATAAACATGATAATCTGGTCTGTGTCAAATCCGAAAGTGCCTAA
- a CDS encoding MarC family protein, whose amino-acid sequence MDTELIKIILAFVVLINPFSALGLFLNLTKGYPAKDRQKVAQIACLTVFVGITFFTILGESLLKVLGISVGSFQVAGGVLVFLIAINMMNGGGNPVKPNEEDVEVSSSLTASAVVPLAIPMMIGPGGISTVIIYSSQVKGVFQVGMILAAGLCISVFCYASLMAAGKISRFLGDTGLNILSRIMGMLLAAVAIEILINGLRTLFPQLMS is encoded by the coding sequence GTGGACACCGAACTCATCAAAATCATTCTTGCCTTTGTGGTGTTGATAAACCCATTTAGTGCTTTGGGGCTTTTTTTAAATCTAACCAAAGGCTATCCTGCCAAAGACCGCCAAAAAGTCGCCCAAATCGCCTGTTTGACGGTGTTTGTGGGCATCACTTTTTTTACCATTTTAGGCGAGAGTTTGCTAAAAGTACTGGGCATCTCGGTGGGGTCGTTTCAGGTGGCAGGCGGGGTGTTGGTGTTTTTGATTGCCATTAATATGATGAATGGCGGTGGTAATCCTGTCAAGCCCAACGAAGAAGATGTGGAAGTCAGCTCGTCTTTGACAGCATCAGCGGTGGTGCCCCTAGCCATTCCCATGATGATAGGGCCGGGGGGTATCTCAACGGTCATCATTTATTCAAGTCAGGTCAAAGGCGTGTTTCAGGTGGGCATGATTTTGGCGGCAGGGCTGTGTATCAGTGTGTTTTGTTATGCATCGCTCATGGCGGCAGGTAAAATCAGTCGCTTTTTGGGCGATACAGGGCTCAATATCCTAAGTCGTATCATGGGCATGCTACTTGCGGCGGTGGCGATTGAGATTTTGATTAATGGATTGCGAACCTTGTTTCCACAGCTGATGAGCTAA
- a CDS encoding DUF1345 domain-containing protein — MSIFNIKTPKKGTLLYKIYDFLRDNINLVISVIVAICVYFSLSDVRFLKRFVPSINMETVYLLAWDSFLVAYLLLALRMFITTNSEDIKKRAHEQYERKRTMLILILITSFISMIAIINEMRISAQYEGWLSTLHVCITFGTLIVSWLFIHTLFALYYAHGYYDTTHDDKYPLDFPYENNPDYWDFLYFALGIGATGGVPDVSFTSKKLRRVGTFHSVLSFFFNTAVLSLVMEMMGSLVSP; from the coding sequence ATGTCAATATTTAATATCAAAACACCCAAAAAAGGCACCTTGCTTTATAAAATCTATGACTTTTTGCGGGACAACATCAATCTTGTTATCTCGGTCATCGTCGCCATTTGTGTGTATTTTTCTTTATCCGATGTGCGTTTTCTAAAGCGGTTTGTGCCAAGCATCAACATGGAGACGGTGTATTTGCTGGCGTGGGACAGCTTTTTGGTGGCATATTTGCTACTGGCACTTAGAATGTTCATCACAACGAACTCCGAAGATATCAAAAAACGAGCCCATGAGCAGTATGAACGCAAACGCACCATGCTCATTTTGATTCTTATCACGTCTTTTATTAGCATGATTGCCATCATCAATGAGATGCGTATCAGTGCTCAGTACGAAGGCTGGCTCTCTACTTTGCATGTTTGTATCACTTTTGGTACACTGATTGTCTCATGGCTGTTTATCCACACCTTATTTGCCTTGTATTATGCTCATGGCTATTATGACACCACACATGATGACAAGTATCCGCTTGATTTTCCTTATGAAAACAACCCTGATTATTGGGATTTTTTGTATTTTGCCTTGGGCATTGGGGCGACAGGGGGTGTGCCTGACGTCTCATTTACCAGCAAAAAACTGCGTCGTGTGGGAACGTTTCATAGCGTATTGTCCTTTTTCTTTAATACGGCAGTGCTGTCGCTGGTGATGGAGATGATGGGGTCGCTGGTTTCGCCATAA